Proteins encoded in a region of the Streptomyces sp. PCS3-D2 genome:
- a CDS encoding PP2C family protein-serine/threonine phosphatase: MRLSPVILTIVIAGLAYNTPPEMAFSRLLPAAPALAAAMWTVLPTVLLGTVCLILMIGLSFIFPDLGTWWTCAGIIAVTVAAAYGSHVRLQRERTLFQVRLVADAAQQVVLSPMPRLLGRIEIESLYLAAAAEASIGGDFYEVADTPHGVRLLIGDVRGKGLPAVGAAAAIVNAFREAAYGEPDLVEVARRLDASSTRYNAAFPPEGPMERFATALLVQIPHEGGRIDVLNCGHPPPLLLNRRGLRTLESTAPSPLLSLADLIGDRYSIDSFDFAPDDLLLLYTDGIAEARARDGEFFPLATWMGSQPPTPPQALLKALHRDLLRYSRGRLDDDIAALAVRLRGPLTADPP; this comes from the coding sequence GTGCGGCTGTCGCCGGTCATCCTGACCATCGTCATCGCCGGCCTGGCATACAACACTCCGCCGGAGATGGCCTTCAGCCGCCTCCTACCCGCGGCGCCGGCCCTCGCCGCCGCGATGTGGACCGTGCTCCCCACCGTCCTGCTCGGGACCGTCTGCCTCATCCTGATGATCGGCCTCAGCTTCATCTTCCCGGACCTCGGCACGTGGTGGACGTGCGCGGGGATCATCGCGGTCACCGTGGCCGCCGCGTACGGCAGCCACGTCCGGCTCCAGCGGGAGCGCACGCTCTTCCAGGTCAGACTCGTCGCCGACGCGGCGCAGCAGGTGGTCCTCAGCCCCATGCCGCGCCTCCTCGGCAGGATCGAGATCGAATCCCTGTACCTCGCGGCCGCGGCGGAGGCCAGCATCGGCGGGGACTTCTACGAGGTGGCCGACACCCCGCACGGCGTCAGACTGCTCATCGGTGACGTGCGCGGCAAGGGCCTGCCGGCGGTCGGGGCCGCCGCGGCGATCGTCAACGCCTTCCGGGAGGCCGCCTACGGCGAGCCCGACCTGGTCGAGGTCGCCCGCCGGCTGGACGCCAGCAGCACCCGCTACAACGCAGCCTTCCCGCCCGAGGGGCCGATGGAGCGCTTCGCCACCGCCCTGCTCGTCCAGATCCCGCACGAGGGCGGCCGCATCGACGTCCTCAACTGCGGGCACCCCCCGCCACTGCTCCTGAACCGCCGCGGGCTGCGCACCCTCGAATCGACCGCCCCGTCGCCGCTGCTCAGCCTCGCGGACCTGATCGGCGACCGGTACAGCATCGACAGCTTCGACTTCGCCCCCGACGACCTGCTGCTCCTCTACACCGACGGGATCGCCGAGGCCCGTGCCCGCGACGGCGAGTTCTTCCCGCTGGCCACGTGGATGGGCAGCCAGCCCCCGACTCCGCCGCAAGCGCTCCTCAAGGCCCTCCACCGCGACCTCCTGCGCTACAGCAGGGGGCGTCTCGACGACGACATCGCGGCCCTGGCCGTCCGCCTGCGCGGCCCCCTGACCGCGGATCCCCCGTAG
- a CDS encoding S66 peptidase family protein: MIELLYPPKPRPGDRVAVLSPSAGLPGLFPLPYELGLRRLRDDFGLEPVEYPTTRKMGATPEERAADIHAAFADPDIRAVIASIGGDDQITVLPHLDGDLLRANPKPFFGYSDNTNLLLFLRNLGIVAYHGASVMVELGRPGAMHPATADSLRAALFTSGAYELSRSGEYGDVNLPWEDPLSLESEPPMARSYGWTWHNGDRVVEGAGWGGNLEVLSWMMAADRAVLPAEEYAGDVLFLETSEEMPRAEEVYRMLRNMGERGLLRQFPALLMGRAKSWSFENRFDVGQKERYREEQREAVLRALRQYAPDVMAVFDVDLGHTDPQLVIPVGGRIRVDGPARRITVSY, translated from the coding sequence ATGATCGAATTGCTGTATCCGCCCAAGCCCCGACCCGGGGACCGGGTCGCCGTCCTGTCCCCCTCGGCCGGGCTGCCCGGCCTCTTCCCGCTCCCCTACGAGCTGGGGCTGCGCAGGCTCCGTGACGACTTCGGGCTGGAGCCCGTGGAGTACCCGACCACGCGGAAGATGGGCGCGACGCCCGAGGAGCGGGCCGCGGACATCCACGCCGCCTTCGCGGACCCCGACATCAGGGCGGTGATCGCCAGCATCGGCGGCGACGACCAGATCACCGTCCTCCCCCACCTCGACGGCGATCTGCTGCGGGCCAACCCCAAGCCGTTCTTCGGCTACAGCGACAACACCAACCTCCTGCTGTTCCTGCGGAACCTGGGCATCGTCGCCTACCACGGCGCCTCGGTCATGGTCGAGCTCGGCCGACCCGGCGCGATGCACCCGGCCACCGCCGACTCGCTCCGGGCCGCATTGTTCACCTCGGGCGCGTACGAACTCAGCCGGTCCGGCGAGTACGGGGACGTCAACCTGCCCTGGGAGGACCCGCTCAGCCTGGAGTCCGAGCCGCCGATGGCACGCTCCTACGGCTGGACCTGGCACAACGGCGACCGGGTGGTCGAGGGCGCCGGCTGGGGCGGCAACCTGGAGGTCCTCTCCTGGATGATGGCGGCCGACCGTGCGGTACTGCCCGCCGAAGAGTACGCGGGCGACGTGCTCTTCCTGGAGACCTCCGAGGAGATGCCGCGCGCGGAGGAGGTCTACCGGATGCTCCGGAACATGGGCGAGCGCGGACTGCTGCGGCAGTTCCCCGCGCTGCTGATGGGCCGGGCCAAGAGCTGGTCGTTCGAGAACCGGTTCGACGTCGGGCAGAAGGAGCGGTACCGCGAGGAGCAGCGCGAGGCCGTCCTGCGTGCACTGCGGCAGTACGCCCCCGACGTCATGGCCGTCTTCGACGTGGACCTCGGCCATACCGACCCGCAACTCGTGATCCCCGTGGGCGGGCGGATCCGGGTGGACGGACCCGCCCGGCGGATCACCGTCAGCTACTGA
- a CDS encoding class I SAM-dependent methyltransferase has product MGFYAERIVPRIVDLACGARGARPLRRRVCAGLAGEVVEIGFGSGHNVPFYPPGVTGVAAIEPSDVAWGLAADRIRASRVPVRRAGPDGRSLPFEDATFDAALSTWTLCTIPDPLAALREVRRVLKPGCGLHFVEHGLAPQGDERVRRMQRRIEPLNKRLCGGCHLTRPTVDLLTSAGFVITELDVFYEERAPKPLAADSLGVARSPVPGAGPLSS; this is encoded by the coding sequence ATGGGTTTCTACGCCGAACGGATCGTTCCGCGGATCGTCGACCTCGCCTGCGGGGCGCGTGGCGCCCGGCCGCTCAGGCGGCGCGTCTGCGCCGGCCTGGCCGGGGAGGTCGTCGAGATCGGTTTCGGCTCCGGCCACAACGTGCCCTTCTACCCGCCGGGCGTCACCGGGGTGGCCGCGATCGAGCCCTCCGACGTGGCCTGGGGCCTCGCCGCCGACCGGATACGGGCCTCCCGGGTCCCGGTGCGGCGGGCCGGTCCGGACGGCCGGTCGCTGCCCTTCGAGGACGCCACCTTCGACGCGGCGCTGTCCACGTGGACGCTGTGCACCATCCCGGATCCGCTGGCCGCCCTGCGCGAGGTGCGGCGCGTGCTCAAGCCCGGATGCGGCCTGCACTTCGTCGAGCACGGCCTGGCGCCGCAGGGGGACGAGCGCGTGCGCCGCATGCAGCGGCGGATCGAACCGCTGAACAAGCGGCTCTGCGGCGGGTGCCACCTCACCCGGCCGACCGTCGACCTGCTGACCTCCGCCGGGTTCGTGATCACGGAACTCGACGTCTTCTATGAGGAGCGCGCGCCGAAACCCCTCGCCGCCGACTCGCTCGGCGTCGCACGCTCGCCCGTGCCCGGCGCAGGGCCGCTCAGTAGCTGA
- a CDS encoding Clp protease N-terminal domain-containing protein, with protein MTNPSVEPVRMTHPVRLDDLIEAINKVHTDPLEQLSGAVVAAEALGDVADHLIGHFVDQARRSGASWTDIGRSMGVTRQAAQKRFVPKADKEGADALDPNAGFGRFTPRARNVVVTAQNEARAAGNAEIRTEHLILGLMAEADGLAGLVLRAQSVSPDDVRAAAAAALPPAQDEIPALVPFDASAKKALELTFREALRLGHDFVGTEHILLALLELENGEGLLSGLGLDKAAAEASVSEALAVVLRDADGT; from the coding sequence ATGACGAACCCTTCGGTGGAACCCGTTCGCATGACCCATCCGGTACGCCTCGACGACCTGATCGAGGCCATCAACAAGGTCCACACCGACCCCCTGGAGCAGCTCAGCGGCGCCGTCGTCGCCGCCGAGGCCCTCGGGGACGTCGCGGACCACCTCATCGGCCACTTCGTCGACCAGGCCCGCCGCTCGGGCGCCTCCTGGACCGACATCGGCCGCAGCATGGGCGTCACCCGCCAGGCGGCCCAGAAGCGCTTCGTCCCCAAGGCGGACAAGGAGGGCGCCGACGCCCTCGACCCGAACGCGGGCTTCGGCCGCTTCACCCCGCGCGCCCGCAACGTGGTCGTGACCGCGCAGAACGAGGCCCGCGCCGCAGGGAACGCCGAGATCCGCACCGAGCACCTGATCCTGGGCCTGATGGCCGAGGCCGACGGCCTCGCGGGGCTCGTCCTGCGCGCCCAGTCGGTCTCGCCGGACGACGTACGGGCCGCCGCGGCCGCCGCACTCCCGCCGGCCCAGGACGAGATCCCCGCCCTCGTCCCCTTCGACGCCTCGGCGAAGAAGGCCCTGGAGCTGACCTTCCGTGAGGCCCTGCGCCTGGGCCACGACTTCGTCGGCACCGAGCACATCCTGCTCGCGCTCCTGGAGCTGGAGAACGGCGAGGGCCTGCTGAGCGGCCTCGGCCTGGACAAGGCAGCTGCGGAGGCGAGCGTCAGCGAAGCCCTGGCAGTCGTACTCCGCGACGCGGACGGGACGTAG
- a CDS encoding AI-2E family transporter, with protein sequence MPPPRAADPGAAPVASGTDPDPAAGAGPAGSGAARPADPVPPQGPAGPGGPPAGGDGRMPRWLPRAVVLVLGLVACFQLGSWAFHQLTGLLVNILIAFFLALAIEPAVARMAAGGMRRGFATFLVFTAVFVVSVGFLALLGSLLAGQIVAMVEGFPGYLDSVINFINSTVHTDLSRLEIQESVLRSDWLRKYVQNSASGVLDVSATVLGGLFKLLTIGLFSFYFAADGPRLRRALCSVLPPAKQAEVLRAWEIAVAKTGGYLYSRGLMALISGVVTYIVLAVLGVPYAPALAVWVGLVSQFVPTIGTYLAGALPVLLAFTVDPWYALYVLAFVVIYQQFENYMLQPKLTSKTVDIHPAVAFGSVIAGTALLGAVGALIAIPAVATLQAFLGAYVRRYELTRDADSSTSRPRRGVRLPGLR encoded by the coding sequence CTGCCCCCGCCCCGGGCAGCCGATCCCGGCGCCGCACCGGTCGCCTCCGGAACGGATCCGGACCCGGCGGCGGGCGCGGGGCCGGCGGGCAGCGGGGCGGCCCGGCCCGCCGATCCGGTCCCGCCGCAGGGTCCTGCCGGCCCGGGCGGGCCACCGGCCGGGGGAGACGGGCGCATGCCGCGCTGGCTGCCGCGCGCCGTGGTCCTGGTCCTGGGCCTCGTCGCCTGCTTCCAGCTCGGCAGCTGGGCCTTCCACCAGCTGACCGGGCTGCTCGTCAACATCCTGATCGCGTTCTTCCTCGCGCTCGCGATCGAACCCGCCGTCGCCAGGATGGCGGCCGGCGGCATGCGCCGCGGGTTCGCCACCTTCCTGGTGTTCACCGCGGTGTTCGTCGTGTCCGTCGGGTTCCTCGCGCTGCTCGGCTCCCTGCTCGCAGGGCAGATCGTCGCCATGGTGGAGGGCTTCCCGGGCTACCTCGACTCGGTGATCAACTTCATCAACTCCACCGTCCACACCGATCTGTCCCGGCTGGAGATCCAGGAGAGCGTGCTGCGCTCCGACTGGCTGCGCAAGTACGTGCAGAACAGTGCGTCCGGCGTGCTCGACGTGTCCGCCACCGTGCTCGGCGGGCTCTTCAAGCTGCTGACGATCGGCCTGTTCTCCTTCTACTTCGCCGCCGACGGACCGCGGCTGCGGCGCGCGCTGTGCTCCGTACTGCCGCCGGCGAAGCAGGCGGAGGTGCTGCGGGCCTGGGAGATCGCCGTGGCCAAGACCGGTGGCTACCTCTACTCGCGCGGGCTGATGGCACTGATCTCGGGCGTCGTGACCTACATCGTGCTGGCCGTCCTGGGGGTGCCGTACGCGCCCGCGCTCGCCGTGTGGGTGGGGCTGGTCTCGCAGTTCGTCCCCACCATCGGCACCTACCTCGCGGGCGCGCTGCCGGTCCTGCTCGCCTTCACCGTCGACCCCTGGTACGCGCTGTACGTCCTCGCCTTCGTGGTGATCTACCAGCAGTTCGAGAACTACATGCTCCAGCCGAAGCTGACGTCGAAGACCGTCGACATCCATCCGGCGGTGGCCTTCGGATCGGTCATCGCGGGCACCGCCCTGCTGGGCGCGGTCGGGGCGCTGATCGCCATCCCGGCCGTCGCCACGCTGCAGGCCTTCCTCGGCGCCTACGTCAGGCGCTACGAGCTGACGCGGGACGCGGACTCCTCTACGTCCCGTCCGCGTCGCGGAGTACGACTGCCAGGGCTTCGCTGA